In Silene latifolia isolate original U9 population chromosome X, ASM4854445v1, whole genome shotgun sequence, the following proteins share a genomic window:
- the LOC141617975 gene encoding oxysterol-binding protein-related protein 1B-like, producing MRIVNVAAFAVSGYALTEGRLCKPFNPLLGETYEADYPEKGFRFFSEKVSHHPTLVACHCEGRGWNFWADSNIKSRFWGQSIQLDPVGLLTLQFDDGEIFQWSKVTTSIHNLIIGKLYCDHHGTMSIRGNRQYSCTLKFKGPSFLDRNPNQFSSLIQLSFTGTFLLFSGSDDGHIHMYDAEGKSLIGSLSGHSSWVLSVDASPDGAAIASGSSDKSVKLWDLGMRAAVQSMTNHTDMVWRVAFRSLGGTGLRAGRLASVADYKSISLYDYS from the exons ATGAGAATTGTAAATGTTGCAGCTTTTGCTGTTTCAGGTTATGCATTGACTGAGGGACGGCTCTGTAAACCATTTAATCCTTTGCTAGGAGAAACTTATGAGGCAGATTATCCTGAGAAAGGGTTTCGATTTTTCTCTGAAAAG GTCAGTCACCATCCGACTCTCGTTGCCTGTCATTGTGAAGGCAGGGGGTGGAACTTCTGGGCAGACAGCAACATCAAGAGTAGATTCTGGGGTCAATCAATTCAACTTGACCCAGTTGGACTTCTGACACTTCAGTTCGATGACGGAGAAATATTCCAGTGGAGCAAG GTGACAACAAGCATCCATAACCTAATCATCGGTAAACTATACTGTGATCATCATGGAACTATGTCCATACGTGGCAACCGCCAATACTCTTGTACACTTAAATTCAAAGGGCCATCCTTTCTCGACCGGAACCCTAATCAATTCAGTTCCCTTATCCAGTTATCCTTCACTGGAACATTTCTCCTTTTCTCGGGGTCTGATGATGGGCACATACACATGTATGACGCCGAAGGAAAGAGCTTGATCGGGTCTTTGTCGGGCCACTCAAGCTGGGTTCTGAGCGTGGATGCAAGCCCGGATGGAGCTGCTATTGCAAGTGGGTCAAGTGATAAATCGGTGAAGCTGTGGGACCTTGGCATGCGAGCCGCTGTACAGAGCATGACAAACCATACTGACATGGTTTGGCGTGTTGCATTTCGGTCTCTTGGTGGGACTGGATTACGAGCCGGCAGACTCGCAAGTGTTGCAGATTATAAAAGCATCTCACTATATGATTACTCTTAA
- the LOC141620681 gene encoding uncharacterized protein LOC141620681 gives MTSQPVQTNNEAYTEVGWYILDANQQQIGPYTISELREHYLNGYLPESTFVWSEGRSEWQQLSSVPELMAEVYGDKTQSLSSGHKEQSNVCPQETVSTYSESGTAPVSNDDEFEKWQNEVKKVEAEAELLKNGTASSQLEGFEHDRPSTPPEGEQEFIDDDGTLYKWDRSIRAWVPQAKVEENHNQKAAEPVIG, from the exons ATGACGAGCCAACCTGTGCAAACGAATAACGAAGCTTATACGGAAGTTGGATGGTATATCCTGGATGCAAATCAGCAGCAGATTGGGCCATACACAATATCAGAGTTGCGTG AACATTATTTAAATGGATACCTGCCAGAGAGTACCTTTGTATGGAGCGAAGGAAGATCTGAGTGGCAGCAACTTTCTTCAGTTCCTGAGTTAATGGCTGAAGTATATGGGGATAAAACTCAATCTTTGTCTTCAGGACATAAAGAACAATCGAATGTTTGTCCACAGGAGACAGTTTCTACATATTCTGAATCTGGTACAGCTCCAGTAAGCAATGATGATGAGTTTGAGAAATGGCAAAATGAAGTGAAGAAGGTCGAGGCTGAAGCCGAATTGCTAAAAAATGGCACTGCATCAAGTCAATTGGAGGGCTTTGAGCATGATAGACCATCAACACCCCCTGAAGGAGAACAAGAATTCATTGATGATGATGGGACTTTGTACAAATGGGATCGTAGTATCAGAGCATGGGTGCCACAG GCAAAGGTTGAAGAAAACCATAATCAGAAGGCGGCTGAACCAGTTATAGGTTAG
- the LOC141620682 gene encoding protein FAR1-RELATED SEQUENCE 5-like, with the protein MIEFRYNGDGYVVFQFREWHNHRLCSLRNQQFQKKHRHLHLYHKKTIIDHSRVNQGPTRAFRNVKEYVDGYENVGAQLVDFKNFGRDIKCFIGDRDAQLFVNYFEDKRDTSEGFYFAYEVDSGKCLVRAFWCDAESRRNYALFGDYITYDPTYNTNKYCMLFTPFIGVDHHKRSIYFCFALLFHEDEDSFTWVFQKFLDAMGQREPHRIISDRCLWNKAGFASLFSNMLSADIACEPLEFEAKWCRLVNEHNRKRHTQKQLDRDDDCTLPQLATSLKLEAHASKVYTNLCFCRFSSRSFASICSLSVGGFTPPANGVELIGIADARTQKTYQVVYNSLTNDAECSCKLFNRKVHTLPDKYLLMQWTKNAHKIPLYGPHGELIEDFDATDLRKMEMCKLWSEFYATISVLKNVSTKDITDLVDTLKQFRVKLNPQSESMTKEQELEMLLGCNSSTEGSSDEDDADDG; encoded by the exons ATGATTGAGTTTCGCTATAATGGGGATGGTTATGTTGTTTTTCAGTTTCGTGAGTGGCATAATCACCGTCTTTGTTCACTTAGAAATCAACAGTTCCAAAAAAAACACAGGCACCTCCATCTTTACCATAAAAAGACAATTATTGATCATTCAAGGGTTAATCAAGGGCCAACAAGGGCATTTAGAAATGTCAAGGAATATGTAGATGGCTATGAGAATGTTGGAGCTCAACTGGTTGATTTTAAGAATTTTGGAAGGGATATCAAATGTTTCATAGGAGACCGGGATGCTCAACTGTTTGTTAACTATTTTGAGGATAAACGTGATACCAGTGAAGGTTTTTACTTTGCTTATGAGGTGGATTCTGGTAAATGCTTGGTTCGTGCGTTTTGGTGTGATGCAGAGTCTCGTAGAAACTACGCTTTGTTTGGTGATTACATTACTTACGATCCAACTTACAATACGAATAAGTATTGTATGCTTTTCACTCCTTTTATTGGCGTAGACCACCACAAAAGGTCGATTTACTTTTGCTTCGCCTTGCTATTTCATGAGGATGAAGATTCGTTCACGTGGGTCTTTCAAAAGTTCCTTGATGCTATGGGACAGCGAGAGCCACACCGTATAATAAGCGATCGGTGTCTTTGGAATAAAGCTGGGTTTGCGTCTTTGTTTTCAAACATGCTAAGcgcagatattgcatgtg AACCTCTTGAATTTGAAGCAAAGTGGTGTCGGTTGGTCAATGAGCATAATCGGAAG cgccatactcaaaaacaacttGATAGAGACGATGATTGTACTCTTCCACAATTAGCGACTTCTCTTAAGTTGGAAGCTCATGCTTCCAAGGTTTATACAAATCTTTGCTTTTGCAGATTTTCAAGTAGAAGCTTCGCTTCTATTTGTTCCCTTAGTGTTGGTGGCTTCACACCACCTGCAAACGGTGTAGAATTAATTGGTATTGCTGATGCCAGAACGCAGAAGACCTACCAAGTTGTCTACAATTCTCTCACGAATGACGCTGAATGTTCTTGCAAGCTGTTCAACAGGAAGG TACACACTTTACCCGATAAATACCTTCTTATGCAGTGGACCAAGAATGCACATAAGATCCCTCTTTATGGTCCACATGGTGAGTTAATTGAGGATTTTGATGCCACTGATTTACGAAAGATGGAAATGTGCAAGTTATGGTCAGAGTTCTACGCGACCATCAGTGTGCTCAAGAATGTGTCTACGAAGGATATCACTGATCTTGTTGACACACTTAAACAATTCAGGGTGAAACTCAATCCGCAATCAGAGTCAATGACCAAAGAGCAGGAGTTGGAGATGCTTCTTGGGTGCAATTCCTCAACTGAG GGTAGTTCAgatgaggatgatgctgatgatggtTGA